The sequence below is a genomic window from Mytilus edulis chromosome 2, xbMytEdul2.2, whole genome shotgun sequence.
ACCCTGTCTTACGGACGTCATGTATAGCATACAAGCAACCCACTGACCAAACATGATGGAGTAAAGGAAAATAGTTCCGGATCGGAAACGATCACTGTACGGACATGACGGAGTTAGTAGATATGATAGTTTTTTGGACCCTTTATATCTTAATATATCTTGATTTGGATCTTgtttatatatcaattatattAGTCTATTGGTTTcccatttcaatattttacactagtcgtttttgggaccctttatagcttaatataacatttttaatttcctttcaTCGTTGTTTATTAAAACATCGTCTTCATATTTTAATGACACCTTCATTGGTTAATATATAGATTGTCTGATTTGGTATGTTTTTCTGATACTGTGGAATTGACTTAACAAATGTGAGGTTTTAATGCCTATCCGGAAGGTGTCATTAAAATATGAAGACGATGTTTTAATAAACAAAGAtgaaaggaaattaaaaatgttatattaagctataattttaaatatatatatataattgttgtcCGACAGGTGAGCCAaatctccgtgttgaagaccgtactttgatggtttaattttacaattcaattcaattcaattcaattcaaagttttattgccatataaactatacagtttgtgacatataacaacaacaaaaacaaataaagacaataactaagtaactcaatatatatatacacaaattcaggtaaatattaaagggtcccctgtcctcagttccattgacttttttttataaaggatcctagtttattcacttgtgttggtgttgatgggttaagtatatatataactttgtcattgtcagtgagattagcaaatgaattactttctctgttaatgcaattaaaatatgttaatctaatatttgaattatgagaacaatttattaagaaatgtttctcatcatctagtactttgcattttttgcaaagtctctcttcgcgaggaattttaaaatgccttcctttttcaattaataatgaatggtcactgattctaagttttgtaattaattttctaaattcaaagtttgggttagagaggtaaggtttgatcaatagatttggctcaagtcctttataaaaatttaatttacttttatcatcaatagatttcaacttatccatcaacaggttgttgtaatatgagtttatttggggtttaatatagcttttaatattttttaattgttttaaattattacaggtttttagtctatctatatcaatgttagattcagaagaatatcttttgcaaaagtgaaccatgaataggagccactagaatccaaagttttagttaattgaaaagattcatgtaataagggattcaaatttgaggtgaaaagccttgctaaatacataatattttgggtttttatatgacattcaatAGGCAGTCTTCCTAATTCGTTCCTTGTACCAAAATTTGAGGCACTCTTGTTAGTGCCAAGGGTAAACTTGCAATAACTAAGATGCAAGTTACAAATTATGagtggatggagagttgtctcattggcactcatacaccttcttcttatatctatatattgcaaacaatttaaattttagcGCAAATTTATATTAAATTACCTTTAGGATAAATTAGATCGTCTCCCTTTAATCAAATAGGAATTCCGACTGAAAACGAAAGTAGTTTGTTTACGAGAAACAGAcacaaaatatatcataaaaacaaattgattagGTAAGTAACActaatcaaagtgctggatagcacctctggaaagtttgcaactgtagctGTGTATTATTCTAAAAAAGTTATAGAcatgtattttttcaaatatgtatttcatcacagctttgatgttttaaactaaaccTGTCCATTGTCTCGTCAGTAATTATCAAAAATCACCTTTttcatgtttatcataaaaagttttgatattttctattgcaacctaaaactgtagatctaaaataatgaaatatacagAAAGCTCTGTTAATTTCTTTAAGTACCCATGCCATGTCAACTTCAAGGACCTGTGAATTAGTATATTTCTATTGGTTTAGgtccttcatatttgtttttaataaaatgttttgttactGATTAAtacgtaagttttctcgtttgaattgttccacatgtttcatatcggggccttttatagctttttaCACGTATATGGTACAAATATTTCTCATTATTGACGACCGTATGGTGGCCCatagttattaatacattttcctcctttgaacttatttggATATAGCATTGGTTCTTTGCAAAAAATACCGCATCCTTTTTTATTAATAAGACAGTTACAGTAACTTAAATCAATACAACTGTAATAaaagtgaatttatattaaaggcttttatcaaaaatagggaatgtgtccatgggacccaaatgatgcccccgctagcattaaCGTTATAAAGGGTCACAATGAGTCTTAATATTTTAGCATGGAATGTCAGAAGGATTATGTCCTCTACCTTATGTCTTGTAGAATTGCTAGAATCTACAAACTGTGATATTGCTATAATAAGTGAACATAAGCTGAAACCAAATTTATTGTCATATATGAATAGTATAGATATGAGATACAAGAGTATTTCAAAAACTGACAAGTTAAATGATTTATACAATTGCACTCATGGTAAAGGTGGTATTTCTATTTTATACAAAGCATCTTTACAATTTTCAGCGGAAGAAATAATAGAAACTAATTCAGATAAAATTGTTGGTATTGAGctaaaaaacaaaagttttgggtcaatttttatttttggtgtATACTTACCTGCTGATGGTTCGATCGGTAATTATAGACAAGAGTTAAACGCCCTTGATGATTTATACACATATTACATTAACTACGGCAAAGTAGTTGTTGCAGGTGATTTCAATGCTAGTTGTATAAACAAAAACGTACAGTTTACAAACACGATAAAATCAAAAGAACTGCAAAATTTTGTACAAAGACACAATATTTTTCATCCATTTACCGACACATGTAAAACACCAATAAAAGGTCCAGATTtcacatttacattaaaaaatacaaTGTTAGATTATATATTGATAAACGAGACGTTAGTCAGACAATTACGACGGTATGAAATCCTAGAAGAAGGAACGTTTAGTTCGACGTCTGATCACATTATCGCCTGTGTGGAACTAGACGAAAATCCGCATATTGACTTAAGCAATTTTACAAAACTCCCAGCTTGGCACAAGATCACAGAACATAATATTAAAGGCTACCAAGATAAATTGTGTGCTCCTTTAGATAAACTAATACTGAAAGCACAGAATGATAACATtgacattaatattttttatcataaccTAGTGAATACGCTGATAAATACAGCAAAAGAGACAATTCCGTGTAATACGTATAATCCGTACACAAAACCATACTGGAATGCAGACGTAAAAAAAGCACATACTAAAGAACGAAATATGCGTAGGGTATGGATGCAAGATGGAAGACCCCGAGGTATGCAACACGAATCGTATTTTAATTACAAACGAGCCAAACGAGATTTTAGAAACATCCAGAAACTTGAAAATGAACGATATATCGAAGAAACGTACGATGACATTAATAACGCTGCCGAATGTGATATAAGACTATTCTGGAAACTAATTAAGCgacaaaaaccaaaacattcaaAAGTTTGTCagcaaataaaacataataacatTGTTCATACATCCCCAGAGTCGATCTGTAACGCATTTGCGAATTATTTCGAAGATCTCTATACACCAGCTGATACGTCAACGTTCGATGATCCGACTCTAAATGAAAGCTGATGAAGATCTATACTTACCAGGTGGAATAATTTCTTGTGATGATGTAAGCTCTGTTATTAAACAGCTAAAACGTAGAAAAGCGTGTGGCAATGACATGATACAAAACGAACACTTGATATATGGTGGACCAAAAGTTGCGGAATGTCTTTCCATTTTTCTTAATATCGTTATAGAAAAACAGCAAGTTCCTAATGACTGGCAGGAAGGATTGGTTGTTCCCTTGTTTAAAGGAGGGGATAAACCAAAAATGAGCCCGGACAGCTATCGACCCGTATGCTTATTATCGTGTGTATTGAAGCTTTTTGAAAAGATAGTACTTATCCGTCTACAAACATTCGTCGTATTACCAGGGTCGTTTCCGAATCCTCTTCAACATGGATTTCAAaaacactggtattaaagagataatagtaactgcaattacgattatcccaatatggcgacggtagatataggtaaaatctttacactcattttcttaaatgtagcatgcttttgtcaatagttactcagctgcaaggtttatctataccattacatcatatttgaatcgtaacggtgcactggaatcgtctgagcgctttgaaaattgccgttgaaaaattcggtatgataatcgtaactctatggtatttttcttctttgataatcgtaattttctttatcggataatagtaactgaaacataataaatgtgtctttcagcatttcaatggtattttgtgtgttaaaaatgcaaatgtcaagtttaacgatgacataaacgcatataa
It includes:
- the LOC139510444 gene encoding uncharacterized protein, producing the protein MSLNILAWNVRRIMSSTLCLVELLESTNCDIAIISEHKLKPNLLSYMNSIDMRYKSISKTDKLNDLYNCTHGKGGISILYKASLQFSAEEIIETNSDKIVGIELKNKSFGSIFIFGVYLPADGSIGNYRQELNALDDLYTYYINYGKVVVAGDFNASCINKNVQFTNTIKSKELQNFVQRHNIFHPFTDTCKTPIKGPDFTFTLKNTMLDYILINETLVRQLRRYEILEEGTFSSTSDHIIACVELDENPHIDLSNFTKLPAWHKITEHNIKGYQDKLCAPLDKLILKAQNDNIDINIFYHNLVNTLINTAKETIPCNTYNPYTKPYWNADVKKAHTKERNMRRVWMQDGRPRGMQHESYFNYKRAKRDFRNIQKLENERYIEETYDDINNAAECDIRLFWKLIKRQKPKHSKVCQQIKHNNIVHTSPESICNAFANYFEDLYTPADTSTFDDPTLNES